One genomic region from Arenicella chitinivorans encodes:
- a CDS encoding glycosyltransferase family 2 protein — protein MNLSVIIPTYNRAETLERAVASVLAQDYLTRDSEVEIIVVDDGSDDGTAEFVRSRFPCVQLLQQPNRGVSAARNRGLDIACGEWIALLDSDDEWLPHKLSTQMNVLADTGLSVCHTEEIWIRHGRRINQMNKHQKQGGWIFEQCLPLCAMSPSSIVIHRSVFETVGRFDENLPACEDYDLWLRVAAGFEVAYVAQPCIRKYGGHEDQLSRQYWGMDRFRVIALENCLNHPEIGPSLTVEQRQKTLKTLVKKLNILCNGARKRNNFELVEDCESKLARWCPELI, from the coding sequence ATGAATCTGTCCGTTATTATTCCTACGTATAATCGCGCTGAAACGCTTGAGCGCGCAGTGGCGTCGGTGCTGGCGCAAGATTATCTTACGCGCGATTCCGAGGTTGAAATCATTGTGGTAGATGACGGATCCGATGATGGCACCGCCGAGTTCGTACGGTCTCGATTTCCTTGCGTACAATTACTACAACAGCCCAATCGTGGCGTGAGTGCGGCACGTAACCGGGGGCTAGACATTGCCTGCGGCGAGTGGATCGCGCTACTCGATTCCGATGACGAGTGGCTGCCACATAAACTGAGCACACAAATGAACGTGCTCGCAGACACCGGCTTGAGCGTCTGTCATACCGAAGAAATTTGGATTCGACATGGTCGGCGGATTAATCAAATGAACAAGCATCAGAAGCAGGGTGGATGGATATTTGAGCAGTGTTTGCCGTTGTGCGCGATGTCGCCGTCGTCAATCGTTATTCATCGAAGTGTATTCGAGACGGTGGGGCGATTCGATGAGAATCTACCCGCCTGTGAAGACTACGACTTGTGGTTGCGCGTCGCTGCCGGATTCGAGGTGGCGTATGTTGCGCAACCCTGTATTCGAAAATATGGAGGACATGAGGACCAATTATCACGGCAGTACTGGGGAATGGATCGCTTCCGCGTGATAGCATTGGAAAATTGCCTAAACCATCCTGAGATTGGTCCGAGCCTCACGGTCGAACAACGTCAGAAGACGCTGAAAACGTTAGTGAAAAAATTGAATATACTTTGTAATGGCGCGCGCAAACGCAATAATTTTGAGTTAGTCGAGGACTGCGAGTCCAAACTGGCGCGCTGGTGTCCAGAGCTGATATGA